In the genome of Verrucomicrobiia bacterium, the window CTACGCTCGATGTCCCGCGTTGGCACTTCACCCACGATTTCATTGAAGGTCCCTTCTGAAACGCCGGCCAACTCGCCGCCAAACAGGATGTCACTGGCCCGCATCGCTTCTGCGGTGGCGTCCGAACCGTGGACCAAATCGGTGACCGCCTTCGCCAGGGCCTTATGCGCAGTGCGCGCCCCGGGGTTTTTGGCGTGCTGCTTATCGAGCGCGCCGATCTCTTCCTGGGAGAGCAGGGTGAAGTAATTCAGGTATTGCATGACGTCACGGTCATCGGTGCGAATCCAGAACTGGTAAAACTTGTAGGTGCTGGTTCGGGCCGGGTCAAGCCAGACGGTGCCCGATTCGGTTTTGCCGAACTTGGCGCCATCGGCCTTGGTAATGAGCGGCAGGGTCAGCCCATAAACGGTGCGCCCGAGCTTTTTACGGGTCAGTTCGATGCCGGCGGTGATATTGCCCCACTGATCGCTGCCCCCGATCTGCAACTCGCAATTGTACTCGCGGCATTGGACATAAAAATCAAAGGCCTGCAGCAGCATGTAGCTGAATTCGGTGTAGCTGATCCCCACCTCGCGGTCTTCCATGCGCGCCCGGATGCTTTCCTTGGCCATCATCTGGTTGACCGAAAAGTGCTTGCCAATGTCGCGCAGGAACTCGAGGTAGCTCACCGGCTCTGTCCAGGTGATGTTGTCCAGCAAACGCGCAGGATTGGTTTTGCTGTCGAAATCGAGGAACCGCTGGAGTTGCCGGCGTATGCCGGCGATATTGGCATCGAGGACCTCCTTGGTGAGCAATTGGCGCTCCTGAGTTTTGCCGCTGGGGTCCCCAATGCAGCCGGTGGCCCCGCCGGCCAGCGCAATGGGATGATGCCCCAGTAGCTGAAACCGCCTCAGGGCCAGCAACGGAACCAGACTGCCCACATGCAGGCTGTCAGCCGTCGGGTCGAAGCCGCAATACAGGGTGATAGGACCGGTTGCCAGGCGTTTGGCCAATTCCTGCGCATCGGTGCAATCGGCAATTAGTCCGCGCCATTGGAGTTCGTCCAAAATGCTCATTCGCCCGGAGAATAGTGTGCAGCAGCCCAAACTCAAATTCCGAGTTAGCTTCTGAATCATAACCGCAAATCAACCCAAATGAACGCGAATTCTGTCGAGACCCCGGCCAAGTAACAAACAAAGAACGACACAAGCAAGAATCGAAAAAGCTGCCGCTCAACCTGATTCGCGTCCATCGGCGTTCATTCGAGGTTCGTTGACACTCCTTCGGACGGCTGTTAACTTTCGTCTCCTTTGTCGCGGCGCATGGATTACAAGAACACACTAAATCTGCCCCAAACCGGTTTCCCGATGAAGGCCGACCTGGTCGCGCGGGAGCCGGACCGGTTGAAGAAATGGGCGGCTGCCGGCCTGTATGGGCAGGTCCAGGCCAGACGCGCGGGGGCCCCCCGATTTGTATTGCACGACGGCCCTCCCTTTGCCAACGGCGATGTCCACATCGGGACGGCCTTGAACAAAATTCTGAAGGATTTCGTGGTGCGCTATAAGGCCCTGCGCGGGTTTAATGCTCCCTATATTCCCGGCTGGGATTGTCACGGGCTGCCCATCGAGTTCCAGGTCACCCAGGAGATGCGCAAAGCAGGCAACACGGCCTCGGACCAGGCCTCGATACGCCGTGCATGCGAGGCCTACGCGCGGAAGTACATCGATATTCAGCGGGCCCAATTCAAGCGTTTGGGAATTCTGGGGGACTGGGAACACCCGTACCTGACCTTTGATAAAGAGTATGAGGCCGAAGAGTTAAGGCTCTTTGCCGATATCGTCGAGCAGGGTTTTGTGTATCGGGGCAAGAAGCCGGTGTATTGGAGCATCCCATGCCGCACCGCGCTGGCAGAAGCCGAGGTCGAGTACAAGGAACATGTCAGCCAAAGCATCTTTGTCAAATTTGCCCTCCTGGGTCATCCAGGCGCCTCCGTTGTAATTTGGACCACGACCCCGTGGACCTTGCCGGCCAACCTGGCGGTGGCCTATAATTCCACCTTCAGCTATTCCCTCGTCCAAGTGGGGCGGGAGCAATTCATCGTCTCGGCGCTGTTGCTCTCGGCCATAGCTGAGAAGTGCGGCTGGCAGGGCTACCAAATTGTGCGCAGCCTCGATGGAGGGCATCTCAACCAACTCGAATACCAGCACCCGTTCTGCCCCAGGACTGGCCGCTTTTTTGCCGGTGATAGTTTTGTCGATAACGTGACCGGCACCGGTTTTGTCCACATCGCCCCGGGTCACGGCCTGGAAGATTATCAACTCGGGTCCGAGCACGGCCTGCCGATTTATTCCCCGGTGGATGATGAGGGCCGCCTTGCTTATACGAACGACCTGCCCATTGAGCAACAAATGCCCGCCGAAATGATCGGCAAATCCATCCTGGAAAAGCACGGCAAAAGCGACGCCAATGAGGCCGTGCTGCATGAACTGCGCGCCCGCAATGCGCTGTTGCACCAGGAGAATTATCACCACAGCTACCCCCACTGCTGGCGCAGCAAAACCCCGGTCATCTTCCGCGCCATGGACCAATGGTTCATCGAAATCGACCACGCCAGCTTCCGCCAGCGGGCATTGGCTGAAATCGAGCGCGTGCGCTGGGTTCCCGAGTGGGGCAAGAGCCGCATCGAGGCCGCCGTCCAGAGTCGGCCCGATTGGTGCATCTCGCGCCAGCGCGCGTGGGGTGTGCCCATTCCGGCGTTCTATGATGCCCAGAAGACCCCTATTCTCGATGCGCAAATTGTCCGCAACGCCGCCGGCCTGATCGAAAAGCATGGCTCGAATGTCTGGTTTGAAAAAACCCTCGCCGAACTCTGGCAGGCCGTCAGGCCCGCCGGATGGAAAGGCCCGGAACCGTCGGCAAAGTCTAACGATACGCTGGATGTTTGGATCGATTCGGGGTCCTCTTCACGGGCCGTCGTAGCCCGGCGCCCCGAGCTGCGCGGGAAAGAGAAGCCGTTCCAGTGCGATATGTACCTGGAAGGAAGCGACCAACACCGCGGCTGGTTTCAATCATCGTTGTTGCTCTCGCTGGCCGGCAACGGCGCCGCCCCTTATCGCACCGTGCTGACGCACGGGTTCATGGTCGATGAAGACCGCGAAAAGATTTCCAAGAGCAAACAAAGCGGTTACGAAAAGCCGCAAACCGCCGATGCTTATGTGAAACGCTACGGCGCCGATGTCGTGCGCCTTTGGGTGGCTTCCCAGGATTATCGCAATGACCTGGTCGTCAGCGAAAAAC includes:
- the tyrS gene encoding tyrosine--tRNA ligase: MSILDELQWRGLIADCTDAQELAKRLATGPITLYCGFDPTADSLHVGSLVPLLALRRFQLLGHHPIALAGGATGCIGDPSGKTQERQLLTKEVLDANIAGIRRQLQRFLDFDSKTNPARLLDNITWTEPVSYLEFLRDIGKHFSVNQMMAKESIRARMEDREVGISYTEFSYMLLQAFDFYVQCREYNCELQIGGSDQWGNITAGIELTRKKLGRTVYGLTLPLITKADGAKFGKTESGTVWLDPARTSTYKFYQFWIRTDDRDVMQYLNYFTLLSQEEIGALDKQHAKNPGARTAHKALAKAVTDLVHGSDATAEAMRASDILFGGELAGVSEGTFNEIVGEVPTRDIERSRLGNAGQPLVELLVHSGLSSSKGQARKDVEGGGVYVNNVREANPQRAITAQDLLFAKHLLLRKGKRNYVVLTAK
- the ileS gene encoding isoleucine--tRNA ligase → MSRRMDYKNTLNLPQTGFPMKADLVAREPDRLKKWAAAGLYGQVQARRAGAPRFVLHDGPPFANGDVHIGTALNKILKDFVVRYKALRGFNAPYIPGWDCHGLPIEFQVTQEMRKAGNTASDQASIRRACEAYARKYIDIQRAQFKRLGILGDWEHPYLTFDKEYEAEELRLFADIVEQGFVYRGKKPVYWSIPCRTALAEAEVEYKEHVSQSIFVKFALLGHPGASVVIWTTTPWTLPANLAVAYNSTFSYSLVQVGREQFIVSALLLSAIAEKCGWQGYQIVRSLDGGHLNQLEYQHPFCPRTGRFFAGDSFVDNVTGTGFVHIAPGHGLEDYQLGSEHGLPIYSPVDDEGRLAYTNDLPIEQQMPAEMIGKSILEKHGKSDANEAVLHELRARNALLHQENYHHSYPHCWRSKTPVIFRAMDQWFIEIDHASFRQRALAEIERVRWVPEWGKSRIEAAVQSRPDWCISRQRAWGVPIPAFYDAQKTPILDAQIVRNAAGLIEKHGSNVWFEKTLAELWQAVRPAGWKGPEPSAKSNDTLDVWIDSGSSSRAVVARRPELRGKEKPFQCDMYLEGSDQHRGWFQSSLLLSLAGNGAAPYRTVLTHGFMVDEDREKISKSKQSGYEKPQTADAYVKRYGADVVRLWVASQDYRNDLVVSEKRIDKVGETYRIIRNALRYQLANLFDFEPSKNSVPDESLTGLDRWILDEFSHLEQEVIGAFDQFEFHTVYQKVSQFIAVELSAIYHDVVKDRLYTDPPNSSRRRSTQTTLCRICPGLCQMLSPILAFTTDEAWEFLPGMADSSPQLLPWEPKPFARPGAERALWKGLFDLRELALAALEKSRQAKEIGKALEAKLTFAGESAGLAEAERNLESLRELLNVSQLEIRREGSGQITVVVSKAAGTKCERCWHWETDVGSSPEHPTLCGRCVAAVRTSPAVA